One window of the Crateriforma spongiae genome contains the following:
- a CDS encoding GlsB/YeaQ/YmgE family stress response membrane protein, protein MLVPILGWILFGLIIGAIARLVVPGRQDIGMLRTMLLGIVGSFVGGFGGWLLFGGSPLQASGWIGSILGAVVVLLIAVRSPSRATG, encoded by the coding sequence ATGTTGGTGCCCATTTTGGGTTGGATCCTTTTTGGTTTGATCATCGGTGCCATCGCACGGTTGGTCGTTCCCGGTCGTCAAGACATCGGAATGCTGCGAACCATGCTTTTGGGCATCGTCGGATCGTTCGTCGGTGGTTTCGGCGGCTGGCTGTTGTTTGGCGGGTCTCCGCTGCAGGCATCCGGATGGATCGGGTCGATCCTAGGTGCCGTCGTGGTTTTGTTGATCGCGGTTCGTTCGCCCAGCAGGGCCACCGGCTGA
- a CDS encoding vitamin K epoxide reductase family protein, with amino-acid sequence MDIAIDRTPARLDAVVPPYPHNPSSWIQRLPICLLAFVAAGISTHLAMFQWGLIDSTWDPVFGDGSNRVLKSDAAKWMYRMLGIHDAALGVIAYLGDAILGLAGSTRRWQYRPWLVILFGIDVIPLGIVSVILVLCQAFIVGQWCFLCLVTAAISLILVYWAWDEVRSSVVYLSLVWKDDRSWQQLWRAFWGYHDEAFDRAAAKILAQEN; translated from the coding sequence ATGGACATTGCGATCGACCGAACGCCCGCCCGATTGGATGCCGTCGTCCCGCCGTATCCCCACAATCCATCGTCGTGGATTCAAAGGTTGCCGATCTGTTTGCTGGCTTTTGTGGCCGCTGGGATCTCGACCCACTTGGCGATGTTTCAGTGGGGCTTGATCGATTCCACCTGGGATCCGGTCTTCGGCGACGGCAGCAACCGAGTCTTGAAATCAGACGCGGCCAAATGGATGTACCGCATGCTGGGCATTCACGATGCGGCGCTGGGTGTCATCGCGTATCTGGGTGACGCAATTCTGGGGCTTGCGGGTTCCACACGACGTTGGCAATATCGCCCGTGGTTAGTGATCCTGTTCGGGATCGATGTCATTCCACTGGGCATCGTCAGCGTCATCTTGGTGCTGTGCCAAGCGTTCATCGTTGGTCAATGGTGCTTTCTGTGTTTGGTGACCGCGGCGATTTCGTTGATCTTGGTTTACTGGGCCTGGGACGAGGTGCGTTCGTCGGTCGTCTACCTGTCTTTGGTTTGGAAAGACGATCGCAGTTGGCAACAATTGTGGCGGGCGTTTTGGGGTTATCACGACGAAGCGTTTGACCGCGCCGCCGCAAAGATTCTGGCACAGGAGAATTGA
- a CDS encoding Nramp family divalent metal transporter: MSAIDRAESSSEGGRGFRIGPGLLITAAFIGPGTVVTASKAGAERGLGLLWAIVFACFGTIVLQSLAARLGIIGRKGLGESIRDTLAQSPLLKPAIALVISAIGIGNTAYQTGNLTGAAIGVHACVGGSPETWLAIIVICTCVILLVGRYRVLHAVLVGLVAILSVSFLCTAALSLPSVSGNAWATAIPRLSSQDLTLTLALIGTTIVPYNLFLHASSAAETWKNRPISESVIQSDWDTTGSVCLGGLITASILVTASTAFFDTQAQLKSVDDISLQLKPTLGEASAIAFAIGLFAAGLTSSITAPMATAYAVCGCLGWSVDPSSTRFRSIAIGVVAIGGSVALGFGKSPSATIVFAQLTNGLLLPIVALFLLVATSPRRDSRTTSLDRLRVHSARLVVVAVALLGLWRIAVLFH, encoded by the coding sequence GTGTCGGCGATTGATCGTGCCGAATCATCCAGCGAAGGTGGCCGCGGTTTTCGCATCGGTCCCGGGCTACTGATCACCGCTGCATTCATCGGGCCGGGGACCGTGGTTACCGCCAGCAAGGCGGGAGCGGAGCGAGGCCTTGGATTGCTGTGGGCGATCGTCTTTGCGTGCTTCGGGACAATCGTTTTGCAGTCGCTTGCGGCCAGACTTGGAATCATTGGTCGAAAAGGACTGGGTGAGTCGATCCGCGATACGCTGGCCCAGTCACCACTTTTAAAGCCCGCGATTGCTCTGGTGATTTCCGCGATTGGAATTGGCAATACGGCCTACCAAACCGGCAACCTGACCGGTGCTGCAATCGGAGTCCACGCGTGCGTCGGCGGAAGTCCAGAGACATGGCTTGCGATCATCGTCATTTGCACCTGCGTGATTCTTCTGGTGGGGCGATATCGTGTTCTGCATGCCGTTCTGGTCGGCCTGGTCGCGATCCTGAGCGTTTCGTTCCTTTGTACCGCCGCGTTATCGCTTCCCTCGGTCAGTGGCAACGCCTGGGCAACGGCGATTCCCCGCCTGAGTTCCCAGGATTTAACGCTCACCCTTGCGCTCATTGGAACCACGATTGTTCCCTACAACCTATTTTTGCACGCCAGTAGTGCGGCAGAGACTTGGAAGAATCGGCCGATATCCGAATCTGTGATTCAGTCCGATTGGGACACCACGGGTTCGGTTTGCCTTGGCGGACTGATCACGGCATCGATTCTGGTCACCGCCAGTACGGCGTTTTTCGATACGCAGGCTCAATTGAAATCCGTCGACGACATCTCGCTTCAGCTGAAACCGACTCTGGGCGAAGCCAGTGCTATCGCGTTTGCAATCGGTCTGTTCGCCGCGGGCCTGACGAGTTCGATCACCGCTCCGATGGCCACCGCCTATGCGGTATGCGGTTGCCTAGGTTGGTCAGTCGATCCATCGTCGACCCGGTTCCGAAGCATTGCGATTGGCGTCGTTGCAATCGGAGGTTCCGTCGCGTTGGGGTTCGGCAAAAGCCCGTCAGCAACAATCGTCTTCGCACAGTTAACCAACGGTCTTTTGCTGCCAATCGTCGCCTTGTTTCTGCTAGTTGCCACATCTCCCAGACGAGACAGCCGAACGACGTCACTGGACAGACTGAGGGTGCATTCCGCGCGTCTGGTCGTCGTCGCGGTAGCTCTCCTTGGTTTGTGGAGAATCGCCGTTCTGTTTCATTGA
- a CDS encoding NAD-dependent epimerase/dehydratase family protein, with the protein MQEQHQQDRPAVIVTGSSGLLGGPVCRRLAEEGYEVFGFDRVGLPEPPKHLRHVHDIECDVTSYANVQGALRKVHERTGGRLASVVHMAAYYDFSGADSDLYREVTINGTDRLLNGLSDFRLEQFIFTSTMLVHQPCAVGERIGEDSPLQAKWAYPESKIATERLIREGHPGVSSVFLRIAGVYTDYGRQPTLVQQIKRIAEKDFQGHFYPGDGENGQSAVHVDDAVEAIVRTVNRRDRIEPKTAILIGEPDPPSYGELQDRIGQQLHGEDWATVQIPKAVAKVGAAVNDTVSGGESFIKPYMVEMADDHYALDISRAEELLGWKPKHDLRETLTGIVQMAQQNPEHFRKQNGLD; encoded by the coding sequence ATGCAAGAACAACATCAACAGGATCGCCCGGCGGTGATCGTCACGGGCAGCTCCGGGCTGTTAGGCGGTCCCGTCTGTCGACGTTTGGCTGAAGAGGGTTACGAAGTGTTCGGGTTTGACCGCGTCGGTCTTCCCGAGCCCCCGAAACACTTGCGGCACGTTCATGACATCGAATGCGACGTGACCAGCTACGCCAATGTTCAGGGCGCGCTTCGCAAGGTACACGAACGAACCGGTGGCCGTTTGGCAAGCGTGGTTCACATGGCGGCGTACTACGATTTCAGCGGCGCCGATAGCGATCTTTATCGTGAAGTGACCATCAATGGTACTGATCGGCTATTGAACGGGTTGAGCGATTTCCGCTTGGAACAGTTCATCTTCACTAGCACCATGCTGGTTCATCAGCCCTGTGCCGTGGGTGAACGCATCGGCGAAGATAGCCCGCTGCAAGCGAAGTGGGCTTATCCCGAAAGCAAGATTGCCACCGAACGGTTGATTCGCGAAGGGCATCCCGGTGTGTCTTCGGTGTTTCTACGGATCGCGGGCGTCTACACCGACTACGGTCGACAGCCGACGCTGGTCCAACAGATCAAACGGATCGCCGAGAAAGACTTTCAAGGACACTTTTATCCAGGCGACGGAGAGAATGGACAATCCGCGGTGCACGTCGACGACGCGGTCGAAGCGATTGTCCGAACCGTCAATCGCCGCGACCGCATTGAGCCCAAAACAGCGATTCTGATCGGTGAACCCGATCCGCCCAGTTACGGCGAACTGCAAGACCGTATCGGCCAGCAGTTGCACGGCGAAGATTGGGCAACGGTCCAGATTCCCAAGGCGGTCGCCAAAGTCGGCGCCGCGGTCAATGACACCGTCAGCGGTGGTGAATCGTTCATCAAGCCCTACATGGTCGAGATGGCTGATGACCACTACGCCTTGGACATCTCTCGGGCGGAAGAACTGTTGGGCTGGAAACCCAAGCATGACTTGCGCGAAACCTTGACCGGGATCGTTCAAATGGCCCAACAGAATCCGGAACACTTCCGCAAACAGAATGGGTTGGACTGA
- a CDS encoding pyridoxamine 5'-phosphate oxidase family protein translates to MNTEEKLVNIIQAFDNAMLVTKTDDTKLHGRPMAVAEATEDGHLWFVTDRSSGKIADLMLDSDVAVTFQSDRRFATVSGQCHVVDDRSKIEDLWKEAWKVWFPGGPSDPSLTLLRVDPEIGEYWDNSGLSGVRYLIKAGKAYLQGDTPETDESINATVDMK, encoded by the coding sequence ATGAATACTGAAGAAAAATTGGTCAATATCATCCAAGCGTTCGACAATGCCATGTTGGTCACCAAGACCGATGACACCAAACTACACGGGCGTCCCATGGCGGTTGCCGAAGCCACCGAGGACGGTCATCTGTGGTTTGTAACCGATCGCAGTTCAGGAAAGATCGCCGATCTGATGCTGGACAGTGACGTTGCCGTTACTTTCCAATCGGACCGCCGCTTTGCCACCGTCAGCGGGCAATGCCATGTCGTCGATGATCGATCCAAAATCGAAGATTTGTGGAAAGAAGCCTGGAAAGTCTGGTTCCCGGGTGGTCCGTCGGATCCTTCGTTGACGCTGCTGCGTGTCGATCCGGAAATTGGTGAATATTGGGACAACTCGGGTTTGTCGGGCGTTCGCTATCTGATCAAAGCAGGCAAGGCCTATCTACAAGGCGATACACCGGAAACCGATGAATCCATCAATGCAACCGTGGACATGAAGTAG
- a CDS encoding zinc ribbon domain-containing protein, which translates to MKSKSAPLNRVRCPNCQQSVDDRAVACPNCGNKIYVEHPGDITPTKHPPLRYPSESDKTSDRHPRR; encoded by the coding sequence ATGAAATCTAAGTCAGCACCATTGAATCGCGTGCGATGCCCGAACTGTCAGCAGTCCGTCGATGACCGCGCAGTCGCCTGTCCCAATTGCGGTAACAAGATCTACGTCGAACATCCCGGTGACATCACGCCGACCAAACATCCACCGCTGCGATATCCCAGTGAGTCTGACAAGACGTCCGACCGCCATCCGCGTCGCTAA
- a CDS encoding phospholipase D-like domain-containing protein, with amino-acid sequence MIWIVAYLSSVLGALLTLVAMTIIRNDTRHNVGRLGWMGLILLTPPIGLLLFLWLGGRKISAEHASRRLVDLPKDDEEVPDHGDGFESLLQSRGLRPPTIGNEFEILTEVHKVYDAYLDMIDQAQEAIYVMTFIMDERESSEEIVERLCRKARDGVQVRLLCDGFGSFQMSDDQLEAIREAGGKARRFKPLSKLSRLAYLNYRNHRKLMVVDGKMAILGGANLVQEEIAEDPPKDAWVDLSVRIEGPAAAQLQAVFCSDWNFVTDETLPPSKIETPAEGADCESSRLTVVPIGPDGPEEILEDFWQYSIHQAEHRVWICTPYLVPSPSAMRSLELACRRGLDVRLLVPSRSDLWPVDYARYDYMKDLIEVGAKLYRYTDGMVHAKVGLVDDEVALVGSANFDIRSFFLNYELSVAVHDRETIEKLKAWYENLLEKSECGVIDDSLFRRMMSVLVRLFASEL; translated from the coding sequence ATGATCTGGATCGTCGCCTACCTAAGCAGTGTCCTCGGCGCTTTGTTGACGCTGGTCGCGATGACGATCATCCGCAACGACACCCGCCACAACGTCGGGCGTTTGGGCTGGATGGGGCTGATTCTTTTGACGCCACCCATTGGTCTGCTGTTGTTCTTGTGGCTGGGGGGTCGAAAGATCTCCGCCGAGCATGCGTCCCGACGCTTGGTCGATTTGCCCAAGGATGATGAAGAGGTTCCTGATCACGGCGACGGATTCGAATCGCTGCTACAGTCGCGCGGGCTGCGTCCCCCGACGATCGGGAACGAGTTCGAGATCTTGACGGAAGTCCACAAAGTCTACGACGCCTATCTGGACATGATCGATCAGGCACAGGAAGCGATCTACGTCATGACTTTTATCATGGACGAACGTGAATCGTCTGAGGAAATCGTGGAACGATTGTGCCGCAAAGCCCGGGACGGGGTGCAAGTCCGATTGTTGTGTGACGGTTTCGGATCGTTCCAGATGTCCGACGACCAGCTGGAAGCAATTCGGGAAGCCGGCGGGAAAGCGCGACGTTTTAAACCGCTATCGAAGCTCAGCCGTTTGGCTTACTTGAACTATCGAAATCACCGCAAGTTGATGGTGGTCGATGGAAAGATGGCCATCCTGGGCGGCGCGAATTTGGTGCAGGAAGAAATCGCGGAGGATCCACCGAAAGATGCTTGGGTCGACCTGAGCGTACGTATCGAGGGCCCGGCAGCGGCACAGTTGCAGGCGGTTTTTTGCAGCGATTGGAACTTTGTGACCGACGAAACGCTGCCGCCCAGCAAAATCGAAACTCCCGCCGAAGGTGCCGACTGTGAATCATCCCGCTTGACCGTCGTTCCGATCGGCCCCGATGGGCCGGAAGAAATCCTGGAAGACTTTTGGCAGTACTCCATTCACCAAGCGGAACATCGGGTGTGGATTTGCACACCGTACTTGGTCCCGTCCCCCAGCGCGATGCGTTCGCTAGAACTGGCGTGTCGTCGTGGATTGGATGTCCGGTTGCTGGTCCCAAGCCGCAGCGATCTGTGGCCGGTCGATTACGCCCGATACGACTATATGAAAGACCTGATTGAGGTCGGTGCGAAACTGTATCGCTATACCGATGGCATGGTGCACGCCAAAGTCGGGTTGGTCGACGACGAGGTGGCCTTGGTTGGTTCGGCCAACTTCGACATTCGCTCGTTCTTTTTAAATTACGAACTGTCCGTCGCCGTTCACGATCGGGAAACGATCGAGAAACTGAAAGCGTGGTACGAAAACCTTCTGGAGAAGAGCGAATGCGGCGTCATCGACGATTCGCTGTTCCGTCGGATGATGTCCGTGCTGGTGCGGTTGTTCGCTTCCGAACTGTAA
- a CDS encoding SDR family oxidoreductase, translating into MNRRTAIVTGGSTGIGRAIAIELAEYGHDVAITYRSSCDKAQETADAVEEAGGRCFIHQLDLSSPETAGPVVDQAVDQLGGLDVLVSNAGMMVRQTVPDLDLETARKIFDVNAIGAAMLIQRGVQHMVPDGDLSQARPTPGRVIVVTSVHETIANPQDTLYTMTKHALGGLVKCLALDLSPRNITVNAIAPGEVATPINGMDADDFDDVDRPAIPVRRAGAPKEIAAAVRFLASDDAGFVTGASWVVDGGLKVAAPLAASGFRKSYLQQG; encoded by the coding sequence ATGAATCGTCGAACAGCCATCGTGACCGGCGGAAGCACCGGCATTGGACGGGCGATCGCGATCGAATTGGCCGAGTACGGTCACGATGTTGCGATCACGTATCGATCCAGTTGCGACAAAGCCCAAGAAACGGCGGACGCGGTGGAAGAGGCGGGCGGCCGGTGCTTTATCCACCAACTTGATCTGTCATCGCCCGAAACCGCCGGTCCGGTGGTCGACCAGGCGGTCGATCAGTTGGGCGGTCTGGATGTGCTGGTCAGCAATGCCGGCATGATGGTTCGACAGACAGTACCAGACTTGGACCTGGAAACGGCACGAAAGATCTTCGATGTCAACGCGATCGGCGCCGCCATGCTGATCCAGCGTGGCGTGCAGCACATGGTGCCCGATGGGGATCTTTCGCAGGCACGTCCGACACCAGGTCGCGTGATCGTGGTCACCAGCGTTCATGAAACGATTGCCAATCCACAAGACACGCTTTACACGATGACCAAGCACGCACTTGGCGGCTTGGTGAAATGTTTGGCGTTGGACCTGTCGCCACGAAACATCACGGTCAATGCGATCGCTCCGGGTGAAGTCGCGACTCCGATCAACGGCATGGATGCGGACGATTTCGACGACGTCGATCGACCCGCGATCCCCGTCCGACGTGCCGGCGCACCCAAAGAGATTGCCGCCGCGGTACGGTTCCTGGCATCCGACGACGCCGGGTTTGTTACCGGTGCCAGTTGGGTCGTTGATGGCGGTCTGAAAGTCGCCGCGCCGCTGGCGGCTAGCGGCTTCCGAAAGTCATATCTTCAACAGGGATGA
- a CDS encoding sodium:calcium antiporter yields MLEFQQFSIPINVVIFSVAACVVWLAGTKLSRYVDLFAERTGVGQAFAGAMLLGGATSLPELATTVTASWSGAATLAGSNLLGGIVMQIAVLAFIDAFVLRGKPLTLFSPRSSLLLVGIMLIAMIALACAAIASGDRYVWQGIGIWPPVLFVAYVASMAVIYRYEGSPRWEPRGEVAQPPESAKDLKDSFHDAFKNVSTKSIIGLFCLSGLAVLVGGYFVARSGEALANQTGISQGFIGATLVAVATSLPELSTTYSAVRFGAYSMAAANILGTNSLEVALFLPAELAYRDGGIMNAVAPSSAFLAALGILVTCLYLWGVLERRDKTFLGMGIDSFAVLVVYAIGMTIYSTL; encoded by the coding sequence ATGCTTGAATTTCAACAGTTTTCGATCCCCATCAATGTGGTCATCTTTTCCGTTGCAGCATGCGTCGTTTGGTTGGCGGGCACGAAACTAAGCCGCTACGTTGACTTGTTTGCCGAACGCACGGGTGTCGGCCAAGCCTTCGCCGGCGCAATGCTGTTGGGCGGCGCGACCAGCTTGCCGGAACTTGCAACAACCGTCACTGCCAGTTGGTCGGGCGCCGCCACGCTTGCAGGATCCAACTTGTTGGGCGGTATCGTCATGCAGATCGCTGTCTTGGCGTTCATTGATGCCTTTGTGTTGCGTGGCAAACCGCTGACGCTGTTTTCACCGCGATCCTCTCTGCTGCTGGTCGGCATCATGTTGATCGCGATGATCGCACTTGCCTGTGCCGCGATCGCCAGCGGAGACCGGTACGTGTGGCAGGGCATTGGGATTTGGCCGCCCGTGCTGTTTGTCGCCTATGTGGCGTCGATGGCCGTGATCTATCGCTATGAAGGCAGCCCCCGCTGGGAACCACGCGGCGAAGTGGCCCAGCCGCCTGAGTCGGCCAAAGACCTGAAGGACAGCTTTCACGACGCATTCAAGAACGTCAGCACAAAATCAATCATAGGATTGTTTTGCTTAAGCGGCCTGGCGGTATTGGTCGGTGGGTATTTCGTCGCGCGAAGCGGCGAAGCGTTGGCGAACCAGACGGGAATCAGCCAAGGTTTCATCGGCGCCACTTTGGTTGCCGTGGCCACCAGTCTGCCTGAATTAAGCACGACCTATTCCGCAGTCCGCTTCGGTGCCTACAGCATGGCGGCGGCCAACATTCTGGGCACCAATAGTTTGGAAGTCGCGTTATTTTTGCCGGCCGAGTTGGCGTATCGCGACGGAGGCATCATGAATGCGGTCGCACCATCGTCGGCCTTCCTGGCCGCGTTGGGCATTTTGGTCACTTGTCTGTACCTGTGGGGCGTCCTGGAGCGGCGAGACAAAACATTCCTGGGCATGGGAATCGATTCCTTCGCCGTCCTGGTCGTCTATGCCATCGGCATGACCATCTATTCCACGCTGTAA
- a CDS encoding AI-2E family transporter, whose translation MNQSNDKSADGNAAQIGSSNQASPRSPGEDDTGQESKPGEGTGRLNLSGYALIALCLLVGVMFYRIVQPFLMALVSAAILAVLFHPFHDWIQNKVGGHRRVAAGIAASIIFFLICLPIAAALAVAGTQLFDISESLMEVVEDPEDSDWARRMDRWEQLWIVREGMQAYGRIGDEEKVRLREFAGKGMQGMASGLYEKTAGLIANLIHLGISIFVAMMALYYFFADGDSIMAELHRLSPLGRRDEDKLIDRFGRVCRGVVMGSVVAGLAQAVLAGIGYTVAGVPNVFLMAALTMFFSFVPFLGAGSVVTAISIYLAFDGQYAACAGLLIYGFIVVGSVDNIIKAKWIGTEASLHPLVALVSVIGAVQFLGLWGIFLGPMIAAFFYALLQLVRQRFTPVDSASSAA comes from the coding sequence ATGAATCAGTCCAACGACAAGTCCGCAGACGGCAACGCCGCGCAAATCGGATCGAGCAATCAAGCTTCCCCACGGTCGCCCGGCGAAGACGACACGGGACAAGAATCGAAACCCGGCGAAGGCACCGGTCGGCTGAACCTTTCCGGTTACGCGCTGATCGCGTTGTGCTTGCTGGTCGGCGTGATGTTCTATCGCATCGTGCAGCCGTTCCTGATGGCATTGGTCTCTGCCGCGATTCTTGCGGTTTTATTCCATCCTTTTCACGACTGGATTCAAAACAAGGTCGGGGGACACCGCCGGGTTGCCGCGGGGATAGCCGCGTCGATCATCTTTTTCCTGATCTGTCTGCCCATCGCCGCCGCGTTGGCTGTGGCCGGGACCCAACTGTTCGACATCAGCGAGTCGTTGATGGAGGTCGTCGAAGATCCCGAGGATTCGGATTGGGCCAGGCGAATGGACCGATGGGAACAACTCTGGATCGTCCGTGAAGGCATGCAAGCCTATGGGCGTATTGGTGACGAAGAAAAGGTTCGGCTACGCGAATTCGCGGGCAAGGGGATGCAGGGGATGGCATCGGGGCTGTACGAAAAGACGGCTGGTTTGATCGCCAACTTGATTCATTTGGGGATCAGCATCTTCGTGGCCATGATGGCTTTGTACTATTTCTTTGCTGATGGCGATTCGATCATGGCAGAATTGCATCGACTTTCGCCGCTGGGCCGTCGCGACGAAGACAAATTGATCGATCGTTTCGGACGTGTCTGTCGCGGCGTCGTCATGGGCAGCGTCGTTGCGGGACTGGCCCAAGCCGTGTTGGCGGGCATCGGCTATACGGTGGCCGGGGTTCCAAACGTCTTTCTGATGGCCGCGTTGACGATGTTCTTCTCGTTCGTTCCGTTCTTGGGTGCTGGTTCGGTGGTGACGGCGATCTCCATCTACCTGGCCTTCGACGGTCAGTACGCGGCTTGTGCGGGGTTGTTGATCTACGGGTTCATCGTGGTCGGCTCGGTCGACAACATCATCAAAGCAAAATGGATCGGTACCGAGGCGTCGTTGCATCCACTGGTCGCACTGGTTTCGGTCATCGGTGCCGTTCAGTTTCTGGGTCTTTGGGGCATCTTTTTGGGGCCGATGATCGCCGCGTTCTTCTATGCATTGCTGCAGTTGGTGCGGCAGCGATTCACTCCAGTCGACTCGGCATCGTCGGCCGCGTAG
- a CDS encoding DUF1269 domain-containing protein has product MSSITPRQHSAVDKNCLIAEFRRDEAFRNGLLALQKARFNEQQISTVVRSDEFDTANTPETGQRTANKVDSEKLTSATTMTGGLVGGAIGAASLVGPFLVAGPIAGMAVGAVGGGLIAALTNTGVQTENAKTYQQRVEEGSRLIIMEDEPLKLREAERILKTVDPVTLEVFLREEDAA; this is encoded by the coding sequence ATGTCCAGCATCACACCCCGCCAACATTCGGCTGTCGACAAAAATTGCCTGATCGCAGAGTTTCGCCGCGACGAAGCGTTTCGCAACGGCCTGTTGGCGTTGCAGAAAGCCCGCTTCAATGAACAACAAATCTCGACCGTCGTTCGATCCGACGAGTTCGATACAGCTAACACTCCGGAAACGGGACAGAGAACTGCCAACAAGGTCGACAGTGAAAAGCTGACCTCCGCGACCACGATGACCGGCGGCTTGGTCGGGGGCGCAATCGGCGCTGCAAGTCTGGTCGGCCCATTTTTGGTCGCCGGGCCGATCGCCGGGATGGCCGTTGGTGCAGTCGGCGGTGGCTTGATCGCCGCACTGACCAACACCGGAGTTCAAACCGAGAACGCGAAAACGTATCAACAACGCGTGGAGGAAGGGTCGCGATTGATCATCATGGAAGACGAACCATTGAAGCTGCGTGAAGCGGAACGCATTTTAAAAACCGTCGACCCTGTGACGCTGGAAGTCTTCCTTCGCGAGGAAGATGCAGCGTAG
- a CDS encoding Dps family protein, whose product MSTTTTVFKRNILADSDNEKTAEVLQSNLTNLVDLALLLKQAHWNVVGPNFRSVHLQLDEIIETVRDGSDEVAERLSTLGVAPDGRAGTVASDSDLAQYDAGFVSVKQTVDNVADALKTAIEGLRTGIETVGDLDPISEDMLISISAPLEKHLWMVQAQQADV is encoded by the coding sequence ATGTCCACGACGACAACCGTTTTTAAACGCAACATCTTGGCCGACAGCGATAACGAAAAGACTGCTGAAGTCCTGCAGTCGAACCTGACAAACTTGGTCGACTTGGCACTGTTGCTGAAGCAAGCTCACTGGAACGTGGTCGGCCCCAACTTCCGCAGCGTCCACTTGCAACTTGACGAAATCATCGAAACCGTGCGTGACGGTAGCGACGAAGTGGCCGAACGACTCAGCACCCTGGGCGTTGCACCGGACGGACGTGCCGGCACCGTCGCTTCCGACAGCGATTTGGCACAGTACGATGCCGGGTTTGTCTCCGTGAAGCAAACAGTCGACAACGTCGCCGATGCACTGAAGACGGCGATCGAAGGCCTTCGCACCGGCATCGAAACGGTGGGCGACTTGGATCCGATCAGCGAAGACATGCTGATCTCCATCTCCGCGCCGCTTGAAAAACACCTTTGGATGGTTCAGGCCCAGCAAGCGGACGTTTGA
- a CDS encoding SPW repeat protein, with product MWGRVVEIMTAVWLAISPWIFGVSDQPQLVWSDMLIALAIATCSGLSYWRPTRGAHLVILLISVGLIAWGRLSGTPPIAAHQNHIVIGLFLLMIALIPNEASRPPEPWRFETTAKV from the coding sequence ATGTGGGGACGCGTTGTCGAAATCATGACCGCCGTTTGGCTGGCCATCAGCCCTTGGATTTTCGGCGTCAGCGACCAGCCCCAGTTGGTCTGGTCGGACATGCTGATCGCGCTGGCGATCGCCACCTGTTCGGGACTGTCCTATTGGCGTCCCACGCGAGGGGCGCACTTGGTGATCTTATTGATCTCCGTTGGGTTGATCGCTTGGGGCCGACTGTCGGGCACACCGCCGATTGCCGCGCACCAGAACCACATCGTCATCGGATTGTTTTTGTTGATGATCGCGTTGATCCCCAATGAAGCATCCCGCCCGCCGGAACCTTGGCGATTCGAAACCACCGCCAAGGTTTGA